CACAGTCATTCCCCGGGCGGTACCCTCCTCCCCTCGGTTGGACGGTTGGACGTGGGCGGTGGCCCAGTAGGGATGTCTAGCCTCTCAGGctgaggggcagggcaggagtctcacggggtggggggaggctcaGGTTGGCTGGTTGTCTGAGCACAGGTCGCGCACTCGGGAGCGTTGCTGGGGGCCGCCCAGCGCCAGTCAGACAACTGGTGCCATAGAAAGAGCAGGGTCCGGTCCCTGCTCCGCTGAGCACCCCTGGACGAGTCCCCTGACCTCGTGAGCCTCAGTGTGCTTGTAGGCTTCTTTTGGGGACGAGATGAGCCAGGACATATGTTAGGAATAGTGCTCAGGTGTCCCCCAACCTTTCCCGGActgggggccaggctggggatggggtggcGGAGGAGGCCTCATTTCTAGTCCACGAACCTGGGAGGTCCGGATTCCGGGAAGCAGTAGTGATGACGTTCGGCTGCTCCTGTCCCCCTGCAGCTACCCCCCGGGAGCGGCCGAGCTCTGCCATTTACCCCTCAGACAGCTTCCGGCAATCCCTGCTCGGTTCCCGCCGCGGCCGCTCCTCCTTGTCACTGGCCAAGAGTGTCTCTACCACCAACATCGCTGGGTACGCCCCTGCTTGGGGAAGGGACAGCCGGGCGGGGGCGTGGAGGGTGGAAGTGGGCACCTGGAGGCCTGCAAGGGCGGTCCCTCCCGGCCCTGAGCTCGGGGCCATAGACCGGGAAGGAGGACTCCGGGTGCCTTCCCCTCAGACCCCAGCCCCGGTTCCCCATCTGGGGAGGAGGGCTCCGTCCCCCGAGTCGGGGTGACGTAGACCCTGTCCCCTCAGACACTTCAACGAAGAGTCCCCCCTGGGGCTGCGGCGGATCCTGTCCCAGTCCACGGACTCCCTCAACATGCGGAACCGGACCCTGTCCGTGGAGTCCCTCATTGACGAAGGTGACGGCCGGCCGGGGGAAGGcctgcggggggcggggcccAGCGAGGGGGGTCGGGCTCAGCGTGGGCCCTGCTGACGTCCAGGTGCAGAGGTGATCTACAGCGAGCTGATGAGTGACTTTGAGACGGACGAGAGGGACTTCGCAGCCGACTCGTGGAGCTTGGCCGTGGACAGCGGCTTCCTGCAGCAGCAGAAGAAGGAGGTGATGAAGCAGCAGGACGTCATCTACGGTGAGCCCAGGCCGCCAGGCTCCTCTCGCTGACCAGGGCTTGTCCACGACCTTCCTCCAGCCGGTGGTCCCTCCCAGGCCCCATCTTTACTCCTTCCTTCGAGCCGGTTCTCCTCCTTTGCCGCCGTCCGGTGCCACCCCTGGCGCCACGCTGGGGACCCGTGGCTCTTGCCCCAAACAGCTTACGGCCTGAGATGGCAAGGCCTAAAGGGAAAACGTAGTTAAAGAAACACTCATACCATGCCAGTGCGGAATGTCACCGTGGAGGGGGCCTGGGAAACCTCCCACCAGGCCTGCGGTCCCCAGCCTGGGCCCTGCCCGTGCGGCCTGGCCTAGGTGCGGGGTCCGATGAGCCGTCACCCCGCAGAGCTCATCCAGACGGAGCTGCACCATGTGCGGACGCTGAAGATCATGACACGGCTGTTCCGCGCGGGCATGCTGGAGGAGCTGCAGCTCGAGCCCGGCGTGGTGCAGGGGCTGTTCCCCTGCGTGGACGAGCTCAGCGACATCCACACGCGCTTCCTCAGCCAGTTGCTGGAACGCCGCCGCCAGTCCCTGTGCCCCGGCAGCACCCGCAACTTCGTCATCCACCGCTTGGGTGACCTGCTCATCAACCAGGTGGGCAGGGTCGCCGCTGCCGGGAGCCAGTGGGCAGGAGGCCGGAGCAAGGCTGGGGACTAGGCCAGGGACTAGGCCGTGGCTTTGTGGGACCTGCTGAGCtggcctgcccaccccccccccccccgcccctgccctctAGTTCTCAGGTCCCAGCGCCGAGCAGATGCGGAAGACCTACTCGGAGTTCTGCAGCCGCCACACCAAGGCCTTAAAGCTCTACAAGGAGCTGTGCGCGCGCGACAAGCGGTTCCAGCAGTTCATCCGGGTGAGCGGACCTGGCGCTGCCAGCCGACCCCATGGCCCGAACCCCGCCTGCCCATTCTGGGGGCCATGGCGCGCTGCTGCTGGCTCAGCCGGTTCCCACCAGCCCCTGTGGCGTGTGTCAGTGATGACCCCCTTCTCCGCCAGCGATAACCCCTGTTCACTCCTTGGTCTGGTTGTTCCTCATCCTCAACCCAGGGGGTGCGCTCCCCATTCCCAGGCACAGTCACCTAAGGCCATGGGAGGGCACCAGTGCTTGGGCTCCAAGGGCATGTTCTTGGACCCCCTCCCCGCGCACACCAGCCCTGAGCCCCGCCTGTGCCCTTGCAGAAGGTGACGCGGTCCGCGGTGCTGAAGCGGCATGGGGTGCAGGAGTGCATCCTGCTGGTGACCCAGCGCGTCACCAAGTACCCGGTGCTCATCAGCCGCATCCTGCAGCACTCCCACGGTGAGGGCGGGGCGCTCCCGGTGACCCAGGTCGGGGCGGGAGGGGCACCAACTGGCTGCGCCTCATGCTGCCCCCGCGCAGGGCCCGAGGAGGAGCGCCAGGACCTGACCACGGCCCTGGGGCTGGTGAAGGAGCTGCTGTCCAACGTGGACCAGGATGTGCACGAGCTGGAGAAGGGGGCCCGCCTGCAGGAGATCTACCACCGCATGGACCCGCGGGCGCAGGCCCCGGTGCCCGGCAAGGGCCCGTTCGGCCGGGAGGAGCTCCTGCGACGCAGGCTCATCCACGACGGCTGCCTCCTGTGGAAGACGGCGACCGGCCGCTTCAAAGGTGAGTGCGTGGCGAGTGGAGGCCCCCGTGgcgtgtggggagggaggggcctcCAGCCTGCGCCACTTGTCTGCACAGGGGGGCATCTGGGGAGATGCGGTCTGGGGGCCGGCAGCGAAGTCCAAATCCCGTATTTCCGCCCGTGGGCCACACGGGGCTTCCCTGCCAGGATGGGCCCCTGCGTGCCCGGAGAGCTACCGGTTTGACGAGGACAGAGAATCTCCacgatgggggtgggggtggggcgagaGTGGGGCACCTAGCAGGGCTCCAGAATGGGCCTCGGGGAGACAGCCAGGAAAGCCCGGGCAGGAAGCTGAGCCGGAGGAGTCCAGGAGGGACGGAGCAGACAGAGCAGAGGGGACTGGGGTGGGGCCGGGGCCACAGTTTCCCATCCTCGTTTCCCAGACCCGCCGGCCGCGTCTTTCCCACCTAGAGCAAGGCCAAGAGCGCAGCAGGCCTGGGCTTGGGGTGTGAGCCTGCCTGAGCCCCGTCCGCTGCCGTGAAATCCCCTCTCCACGGGCTGGGGGACGGCAGTGCCGACgggtcccttccttcctccctgtttctctctttcccatccCTCCCACGCAGCAGCTAAGAATATAAACCGCGGCGTTAAAAATAGCAAGGCTGGAGAGCTTTATTTCTGAAGCATTTAGCAAAAGCCCTCCCCTCTGTGTGCCCACAGTTTAGTAAGCTCTGCAAGGACAGCGGGAGAGCATGTGCTCTCTTGACTGTGACCTCTGAGTTCTAGGGACTTGACCTttagtgcccccccccccccccccccgccccgcaccaGTGTTGAGGTGGGGGCCTCAGGATCAGCGCGGCAGGAGGGCGGGGCGGAGGAGGGCGGAGGAGGCGGCTGTGGGGTCCAGGGAGCTGGGGTCACTGCTGCGGGAGGGAGGCATGAGAAGCCCCATCCGCTTCGGGCCGAGGGATTTCAGGGCGCGCAGCTGGAAAGCTCTGCCGTTAGCTGTGAGGTGGGGAAGCCCCTCCTGCTCTGGGAATGCTTTGGACCCTCACAAAAATTCTGCACCCCCTCACCCGGAAAGATACCTGTGCATGTCGTATTCCTGAGTAAAAATACACCACCTCGGGAGGTTTGCAGAGCCTCCGCGGCCTGGCGGGGGACTCGCTTGGGGTCTCTAGTCCCCAGGTGAACCAACCAGCTTCGGCTGGGTGAAGACGGTTTTCCTCTGATGCCCTGGTGACCCCTTCCCGGCTCCTCGAGCCGAGATGCTCTTCAAGCTCGTAGGAAGGGCACATTTCCCCCTGGCGCCCCTGAGCTGGAAGGACGGGCAGgcgggagctgcagagggaggatGAAGCCGTCCAAGGGGGGAGAGGCCGGGAAGAGAGTCGTCGGGGCCCCTGAGGAGGCGGCTAGCTGCTGCCCCGGCCTCTGACGCGGCCCGCCCTCCCTTCAGACGTCCTGATGCTGCTGATGACGGACGTGCTGCTGTTCCTGCAGGAGAAGGACCAGAAGTACATTTTTCCCGCCCTGGTgagctcttcctccccctctctcgtCACAGACAGGGCTCACAggcccttcttcctttcctacccAGGCCGGAATCCCCCAGAGCCCAACAGTCAGGATTGTAATTATTACTACAGTATCGTGAGGAGTAAAAACAGCTAATACTGTGCACGGACACTTACGTGCTATGGGGAAGGCCCGGCATGATCCCTTTTTCGTAGACAAGGAAAGTAAACCTTAaaggtgtttgggtttttttcccctcagtttatttgtttatttatgttattattatttttaaagacttcatttattcatttgggagagagagatcaagagcaggggagcagcagaggcagagggagaagctgactccctgctgggtagggaacgggatacagggcttgatctcaggaccctagatcatgacctgagctgaaggcaaatgcttaaatgactgagccacccaggcgcccctgagtttatttattttctagtaatctctacccccaacgtggggcttgaacccacaaccccaagatcaagagtcacacagtcCCCCGCCTGAGCTGGCCGGGCGCCCCAATAAACCTTAATGTCAGTGAATCTGTCAGAGGTTATGGGTGCTCCCAAGTGCCCTCTGGCCGTGCCAGAGCTGGGGCTCTGGAGTCCCTCAGGTACTGCAGAAAGACCGAAGACCAGAGACCCCAGGTCAGGTTCCCGGGCTGAGTCCTTCCTTTCTGACCCGCAGGACAAGCCCTCCGTGGTATCGCTGCAGAATCTGATTGTGCGGGACATTGCCAACCAGGAGAAAGGGATGTTCCTGATCAGCGCCGCGCCCCCGGAGATGTACGAGGTCCACACGGCGTCCCGGGATGACCGGAGCACCTGGATCCGCGTCATTCAGCAGAGCGTGcgcgtgtgagtgtgtgcatggcCTCCAGGATCCCGCCGCTTCGGGCCCTGCCACAGCACTCCCTGGGGGAGAACCCAGGGTTCAGAGGGGGAGGAACACGGAGGCCCCGGGGCTGGAAAGGTCATCTGTGCCGTCACACTGAGTGTGTCTTGTGCCATGACACCCCCGAGCTCTTCTTGGGAGTGGGAGTCCCGCAGTGTCCCACCTGGCGGCCGGCAGGACACCCACAGGGACAGGAGCACCTGAGGCTGCGGCAGTGGGCTGTTGCTGGGACCGTGTtgcattttacctttattttctaaaaactaaTGGGAAAGGAAACGAAATCCCTGAGACTAGAGCCCAACCCCACACAGTCGAGGCAAGAAGGGAACTGTCCCATGTGCTGAGGCTGCGgacttccagcttctgggggAGACACGTGGGATTTGAGACCCTCGATGGAGCTTCTTTGTAATCTGCGTGCGAAACGTTCAAAACAGATTCTTGAAGATTATGCCAAAAAGAAACTCAATCGGGATATTTCTCGGTTCTTTTAGCATTAGAAACGGGTTTTTTCCACTCGGTAACGTGTgagtttttgttttacttctgcGATTCAGACTTTTGAACCAATTTTTGAGAAATGCACACGAAGCAGGACATCGGCGACTCTAGGAGAATCGTGCCAAATCCCGTCCGGCCACACGCAGGCCCGTGGGGGCCTCTGTTAGCGTATTGATATTTCTCATCATGAAAATTACAGTTCATACTTTCTGATCAATGTCTCGAGCTTCTGCCGTGTTCGGAGCATTGCTAGACTTTTCATTTTagttctaacaacaacaacaaaaacagtgaaGAAGATATCatacccattttaaagatgagaagtaGAGGTTGCCGCCTGGTAAATAGCGGGGCCAGGATTTGGGCCCAGTTGGCTTCATGCCAAGCCCTGTGGTGTCCGTCCTTGCGATGCGACCCCCGCAGGTGGCCTGTGGAGGGGCATACAGACCAGGAAATTGGGATGATGGGCGTGAAGAAAAGCAGGGGTTTGGGAGTGAGCAAAGCCAGCGCTTGGGGCTGGAGAATCTTCCAGGGAAGGACTATGTTCAGGAAGGAGGCTGATTCCTGATCCCTCGACCCGCCCAACCTCACCCCACTCTTACTTACCCTTTAGGTGCCCATCCAGAGAGGACTTCCCCCTGATTGAGACAGAGCACGAGGCTTACCTGCGCCGAATCAAGAGTGAGTCTGCCCACAGAGCTCGCCAAGTAAATTATAATGCATCCCCATGACGGATGGTAGCAGGCCTGGTTCGAGGGTCAGTGCTGGGAAGGACTGATGCAGACCCATGACCAGAAGGGATTGTGGAGGGAAAAGAGCAAGGCTGAGCACGGCATAGGGTGTATGCTACCTCTGGCATAAAAATAACGGGGATAGGTGTGTGTCacatgtgttgtgtgtgtgtgtgtacacatgtgtgtaatATCTCCGAAAGGGGAGCTGGGAGGACCAGGGTGGAGACATTAATCTACTTTTTAGACTTTTATTAGAGTATGAACTAACTGCTATATAAAAAtaccaacaggggcgcctgggtggctcagcggggtAAAGCCTGCTGCAGGATGCCGTCCGTGAGGGTGACGGAGCCCTGAGAGGGAGTCCAGCgccataaaatctttatttaaaaaaaaaaaaaaagaccaacaaaaatcagttttttgttttttttttttaagattttatttatttatttgacagacagagatcacaagtaggcagaaaggcaggcagaggttggggagggggagcaggctcgtcgctgagcagaaagcctgatgtggggcttgatcccaggaccctgagttcatgacctgagccgaaggcagaggctttaatccactgagccacccaggtgccccaataaataaaatctttatttaaaaaaaggaaaaaagaaagttgatacattactttttccaaaaaagggttttctttttcataaatgccCCAAATCCAGAATTAAATACTACCACtcagcccagccctgggcccccagccctggggctgCCCTTCCAGCTTGGCTTTCTGGCTACacatccccgccccccccccccagtgcggTCCCCGGCACCACCCTTCCCCCTAGCCGcccccccctgccctcccctcctccatcaGCCCCTGCCGTGTGCTCATCTGTCCCCATATCCACAGTGGAGCTTCAACAGAAAGACCAGGCCTTGGTTGAGCTGCTGCAGGAGAAGGTCGGGCTGTTTGCCGAGATGACCCATTTCCAGGTGGACGGGGATGGTGGCGGCTTGACCCTGCCGACCCTACCCAGGGGCCTTTTCCGCTCCGAGTCCCTGGAGTGCCCCCGCGGAGAGCGGCTGCTGCAGGATGCCATCCGGGAGGGTGAGGGAGCCCTGAGGGGGAGTCCAGCGCCATCGCTCGGGCTAGACCGGGGCACGGCCCCACTGTCCCTAAACTCCCTGTGGCACCCGGtgtgggggaggctggggaggaggctCGTCTTTGCTGCTGTCGGACACCTCGTCCTCCGTACATTTGTGCTGCCCTTTCAGTGTCCTTCGGTGACCTTTGCCTTGTGCAGGGTGGAATGAGTGGGGTCCCCGGGGTGCCTGACGGCTGCGTGGGCCTTGGGTGGAAGGCGCCCTGTGGTTCCCTGCAGGGTTCCGTGGGGCTCCCCCGCTTACCTCCCCCCTTCCCCGTAGTGGAGGGTCTGAAAGACCTCCTGGTTGGGCCCGGAGTGGAGCTGCTCCTGACAGCCCAGGAACCAGCCTTGCCCGGGGACCTCGACAGCGGCGGTAGCACAAGTCCTGGGGTCACTGCCAGTGAGTGCCTGGGCTGGGGCCAtggtggtgggtgggagggagggcctGGACCCGGGGACCAGAGCTCAGCCCGTGCTCTCCGCTCTCCGCAGATGGTGAGGCCGGAACCTTCAATGGCTCCACTGAGCTCTGCGGAACCGACTCGGACTCCAGCCGGAAGGTGGGCCTCCCGCAGGTGTGAGCGCTGGCCGGGGGCAGGAGGGGCCAAGGGCCTGTGGACCCCTGACACAGAGCTGTGGGGGACAGGTGCCTGCGACTCCCGACCTTGCCTCTCTTTGCAGGACCGGAACGGAAATCAGCTGAGAGCCCCCCAGGAGGTGAGGTGGGAAGCTGCTGGCGGAGCCCCCCAAAGGGCGGGCCTTTTGGCTGAGAAATGCGAGCCCAGTGCGGGGTGGCGGTGGGGAGAGCGGACGTCTGAGAGCGTCTGCAGGCCTGCTGGCCCCAGACCCACATTCAGTCACCTTCTGGCCAGCTCTCCCATCCCGAGGCTTGGGCCCTGTCcccaccctctcctctgtcctcagGAAGCGCTGCAGCGATTGGTCAATCTCTATGGGCTTCTGCACGGCCTCCAGGTCAGCGGGGCCGGGGCTGGACCGGGCAGGGGAGGAGCCTGAGCGGGGCCGCCTGTCCACCGGGGTGGCGCGTTGCGTGGCCCTGGCCCGGGCCTCGGGGCCCCCGCAGCGAGGGCTCTGACGCACCCGCGGGGCCCCCCTCGCCCGCAGGCGGCCGTGGCGCAGCAGGACACGCTGATGGAGGCGCGGTTCCCCGAGGGCCCCGAGCGGCGGGAGAAGCTGGCGCGCGCCAACTCCCGGGACGGGGAGGCCGGCCGCGCCGCGCCCGCGCCCGACAAGCAGGCCACCGAGCTGGCGCTCCTGCAGCGACAACACGCGCTGCTGCAGGAGGAGCTGCGGCGCTGCCGGCGGCTGGGCGAGGAGCGCGCCACCGAGGCGGGCAGCCTGGAGGCGCGGCTCCGCGAGAGCGAGCAGGCGCGCGCGCGGCTGGAGCGCGAGGCGGAGGAGGCCCGCAGGCAGCTGGCCGCGCTGGGCCACAGCGAGCCGCCCCCGGCCGAGGCGCCCTGGGCGCGCAGACCGCTGGACCCGCGGCGCCGCAGCCTCCCCGCGGGCGACGCCCTGTACCTGAGCTTCACGCCCCCGCAGGTAAGGGAGCGGGCGCTGGCGGGGGGGTGCGCGGGGGCTGCCCCCGAGGGGGCGGGCGTCGGCGCCCCCGGGGGCGCGAGGCCGCGGCCGGACAGCTGGGACTGGGGAGGCGACCGCGGCGCCGGCGGGGCATGGGTGCTGCGGGCCCGGCCGAGCTCACTCCCCAGCCCGCTGCCTTTCCTGCCGGACCGTCACAGCCCAGCCGAGGCCACGAGCGCCTGGATTTGTCTGTGACCATTCGCTCTGTCCATCGACCCTTTGAGGACCGAGAGAGGCAGGACCTGGGCAGCCCCGAGGAGCGGCTGCAGGACAGCAGCGACCCGGACACGGGCAGCGAGGAGGAGGGGGGCTGCCGCCTGTCCCCGCCCCACAGTCCGCGAGGTGAGGCCCGAATGGCCGTTGGGGGGGTGCTGCCGGGACGCTTAGGGGGGCCCCCCGCCATCACATCTGAGGTGCCGGTGACTCTTGGGAGGGACACACGGGACACACCTGCGgcctttcccggagcagagcggGGAGTGGAGCTCTAGGAACCAAAGGAGGTAGCAGACCCCGCAGTAAGTCTGTGATatcagccttttctttttcttttttaaaaaaaggtttatttatttggcagagaaatcacaagcaggtgtggggtgcggggtggggggggagcaggctcctcactgagcagagagcctgatccagggctggatcccaggaccctgaaaccatgaccccagccagaggcagaggctttaacccactgagccacccaggcgacccgaTGACAGCCTTTTTAAGTAGaaatagtttgttttattttaatttatttatttgacagctctcaagtaggcagagaggcaggcagagagggaggaggaagtgggctctgagttgagcagggagtctgatgggggactggatcccaggaccctgggatcatgacctgaaccgaaggcagatgctcaaccgactgagccactcaggcacccctaaacatagatttctaagtaaaaaaaaaaattcttaagactgttgaagttcttttttttttttttttttttttttttaaagattttttttatttatttatttgacagagagaaatcacaagtagtcggagaggcaggcagagagagagagacggaagcaggctccctgctgagcagagagcccgatgcgggactcgatcccaggaccctgagatcatgacctgagccgaaggcagcggcttaacccactgagccacccaggcgcccaagactgtTGAAGTTCTTATAGTTGATTTAGGAAATACAGAATAACCTAAAGCTAGTGTGACTTTATATaacaatcttaaaatattttgcatgGTATTAGCCAAAGTGTATCTCCCTATCCTCAGAAAGGATACACAGTAGGCAGGTGTGGGCACATTCCTTCCAGTGTGGACAGAGGTTTCGGCTCACCCATGGGGCACTGTTGGTGCAGGGGTGCACCTGCTGGCCAGAGCCTGTGTCCTCCCACTGActctgccccatccccctgcAGACTTCACCCGAATGCAGGACATCCCAGAAGAGATCGAGAGTCGCGACGGGGAGCCTGTGGCTTCAGAGAGCTAAGGGGGCCCCTCATTCCGTCCTGTGCCCCCAGGAAGAACACACCAGGGGAGGCAAACTCTGGAGCCTCCAGTGTGCCGTCGGCAAGGGAACATTGGAAAGAACTGCCGACTGCCCCTGCCGGCTCTGGGGCTCCTCGGACCCCTGGGGCCGCTGGGAAGCTGGGGGGAAATGGGCCACAGCACCTCCTGCTGGTATCCAGGAGCTACACCACGGATGCCAGCTTTTCATGCCTTCTTCCCTCTACTttaggaaaatttatttatttattgtttattagtTACACGGGGAGTGGGGAGATTTAGAGGACCAGGGACACGGGAACCAAGCCATAGGGATGAGGGGGCCTTGTCCTGCAACACTACTGGGGCTTATTCAGGCTAAACAACGCCCCCCCCTCCAGCAACACCTGAGAGGCGGTGCCAAGGACCAGGCCACCCTTCCAGAAGGGCTGTGGGCGGGGCCgtgctccccttccctcccctgctcactgctgggctcctttctctccatccatccTGGAGACCCCAGGGAGCTAGCCTGGCTCCCCGGAGTCGAGGGCAAGGTGGCGGTGACGGCTctgttggagggggaggggaaagcccACGGGACCAGaatgttctttgttgttgttttcttttttgtaccaAAGCCAACTGCacgtgttttgtatttttaagagatgATTGTAGGCAATTAGAAATCACAGCCTTCTATCTGCGCTTATCAGAAGAgcttgcggggtgggggggaatggcGTCCCCTCACCGGCGGTAAAGGGGGACCTACTCTGACCTCTTCTCCAGCCATTTGGAAAACATTTAGGGTGAGTTGGGGAATCTCTGTGAACCCTGACCTCATCCGCACCTCAGCAGCCGTGACTGAAACCTCATTGTGAATTTGGGGGATTTTCCGGTGGACCCCCAGTGCCCACCAGCCCCTGCCATTTTCTGCCAATttgattgtttaaaaaagaaaagataaagcaaGGAAAATTAAAGACCTGGAACCCCCACGAGTTGCTGTCTCCATGCTTGCCAGCCCTAGGGCCGCGCCAGTGTCCCCTCCAGAGGAGGGGCAGGCCACCTCCCCCGGCACAGGCCACTCCCATAACAAAGTGCCATGAGCCCTTGTTGTGGGCGCTGACAACCGCAAATACATGGGTCAAAATGAAGGGCACTTAGGGTCCAGGGGCTGTTGGGGATTCCAGAATTAGAAAACTGGTCTCGGCCTCATTTGCATGCCCTGCTCAGAAATGACCTCAGCCAGTGGCCCCCTCCCACCAGCGGGCCCAGTTCCTGCCGGCCTCTCTCCAGAGTCCTTCGTTTTCAGATTCAGCCCCGGCTCTGCCTCAGTCTAAAGTGTCAGAGCCCTGGGGCAACCTCTTCCAGGGGCAGCTGTTCGGTCAGTTTCAGTTCTGGGTTTTGCTCATTTCACTTCCTGTTTCTGGCTACTacccctggggctgggggaggggcagagggagggcgtCGGGGCTGCCCAGGCCAGCCCCTGCGCACACCTCCTCAGGGGAGAGGAACTGAAATCCTCTGGCCACCTCTCCCCTGCACCCGCCCATCTGGCCTTCAGCAGGTGCTTTCTTGTCTGTACAGGGTCTGTGCCCGGGAGGGGGTGGGTCTGGAAAGGGAAGGCTcccctggccagggtggcccAGCCTAGGGAGGCCCTGGCTCTCCACTTCCCTCCCAGCGTCTGGCTTCCGGACCTGGGGCTCCGCAGTGTGCAGCATCAGCTGGAAGCTGGGACCCCTCCAGGGTGCAGCGGACAGAGGACAACCACAGTGTGGGTGGGAGAGAC
This portion of the Mustela lutreola isolate mMusLut2 chromosome 14, mMusLut2.pri, whole genome shotgun sequence genome encodes:
- the ARHGEF2 gene encoding rho guanine nucleotide exchange factor 2 isoform X2, whose product is MNGDVPEVFLAGGDLVSQGHTRRCLSAVESGEQLEEDEEEDEEEEEEEGKTQKRDGFHAVPLRRSGAFRAHGHNHSPFKRHSWGPGREHEDPLSRHELQAPGCTGAREAALLQSREELDNFLGPQSQGSQPAHAGQNCCHPSAGALDHSAPGVLSKSVSMSGISSLLGCSDPAGTLCQSSTAALSQSCSQLERGSGSWTGSPLQRTLSFLLGMTGKAKAREKEKMKEAKDARYTNGHLFTTISVSGMTMCYACNKSITAKEALICPTCNVTIHNRCKDTLANCTKVKQKQQKAALLKNNTALQSVSLRSKTTPRERPSSAIYPSDSFRQSLLGSRRGRSSLSLAKSVSTTNIAGHFNEESPLGLRRILSQSTDSLNMRNRTLSVESLIDEEVIYSELMSDFETDERDFAADSWSLAVDSGFLQQQKKEVMKQQDVIYELIQTELHHVRTLKIMTRLFRAGMLEELQLEPGVVQGLFPCVDELSDIHTRFLSQLLERRRQSLCPGSTRNFVIHRLGDLLINQFSGPSAEQMRKTYSEFCSRHTKALKLYKELCARDKRFQQFIRKVTRSAVLKRHGVQECILLVTQRVTKYPVLISRILQHSHGPEEERQDLTTALGLVKELLSNVDQDVHELEKGARLQEIYHRMDPRAQAPVPGKGPFGREELLRRRLIHDGCLLWKTATGRFKDVLMLLMTDVLLFLQEKDQKYIFPALDKPSVVSLQNLIVRDIANQEKGMFLISAAPPEMYEVHTASRDDRSTWIRVIQQSVRVCPSREDFPLIETEHEAYLRRIKMELQQKDQALVELLQEKVGLFAEMTHFQVDGDGGGLTLPTLPRGLFRSESLECPRGERLLQDAIREVEGLKDLLVGPGVELLLTAQEPALPGDLDSGGSTSPGVTANGEAGTFNGSTELCGTDSDSSRKVGLPQDRNGNQLRAPQELSHPEAWALSPPSPLSSGSAAAIGQSLWASARPPGGRGAAGHADGGAVPRGPRAAGEAGARQLPGRGGRPRRARARQAGHRAGAPAATTRAAAGGAAALPAAGRGARHRGGQPGGAAPRERAGARAAGARGGGGPQAAGRAGPQRAAPGRGALGAQTAGPAAPQPPRGRRPVPELHAPAGPREAGPGQPRGAAAGQQRPGHGQRGGGGLPPVPAPQSARLHPNAGHPRRDRESRRGACGFRELRGPLIPSCAPRKNTPGEANSGASSVPSAREHWKELPTAPAGSGAPRTPGAAGKLGGNGPQHLLLVSRSYTTDASFSCLLPSTLGKFIYLLFISYTGSGEI
- the ARHGEF2 gene encoding rho guanine nucleotide exchange factor 2 isoform X13 gives rise to the protein MTGKAKAREKEKMKEAKDARYTNGHLFTTISVSGMTMCYACNKSITAKEALICPTCNVTIHNRCKDTLANCTKVKQKQQKAALLKNNTALQSVSLRSKTTPRERPSSAIYPSDSFRQSLLGSRRGRSSLSLAKSVSTTNIAGHFNEESPLGLRRILSQSTDSLNMRNRTLSVESLIDEGAEVIYSELMSDFETDERDFAADSWSLAVDSGFLQQQKKEVMKQQDVIYELIQTELHHVRTLKIMTRLFRAGMLEELQLEPGVVQGLFPCVDELSDIHTRFLSQLLERRRQSLCPGSTRNFVIHRLGDLLINQFSGPSAEQMRKTYSEFCSRHTKALKLYKELCARDKRFQQFIRKVTRSAVLKRHGVQECILLVTQRVTKYPVLISRILQHSHGPEEERQDLTTALGLVKELLSNVDQDVHELEKGARLQEIYHRMDPRAQAPVPGKGPFGREELLRRRLIHDGCLLWKTATGRFKDVLMLLMTDVLLFLQEKDQKYIFPALDKPSVVSLQNLIVRDIANQEKGMFLISAAPPEMYEVHTASRDDRSTWIRVIQQSVRVCPSREDFPLIETEHEAYLRRIKMELQQKDQALVELLQEKVGLFAEMTHFQVDGDGGGLTLPTLPRGLFRSESLECPRGERLLQDAIREVEGLKDLLVGPGVELLLTAQEPALPGDLDSGGSTSPGVTANGEAGTFNGSTELCGTDSDSSRKVGLPQDRNGNQLRAPQELSHPEAWALSPPSPLSSGSAAAIGQSLWASARPPGGRGAAGHADGGAVPRGPRAAGEAGARQLPGRGGRPRRARARQAGHRAGAPAATTRAAAGGAAALPAAGRGARHRGGQPGGAAPRERAGARAAGARGGGGPQAAGRAGPQRAAPGRGALGAQTAGPAAPQPPRGRRPVPELHAPAGPREAGPGQPRGAAAGQQRPGHGQRGGGGLPPVPAPQSARLHPNAGHPRRDRESRRGACGFRELRGPLIPSCAPRKNTPGEANSGASSVPSAREHWKELPTAPAGSGAPRTPGAAGKLGGNGPQHLLLVSRSYTTDASFSCLLPSTLGKFIYLLFISYTGSGEI